A region of the Arenicella xantha genome:
TTCGAACCGGGCTGGCGTTGATGGCCGGGGGCATTTTTAATTCAGCACAGGTGCCAGATGTTGAGCTGTTGCGTTACGTCGTTTCGATAATGCAATTACAAGCACAACTGTATCGAAATACGCAAAAATTTGCTGATTTTGGGAGTGATGTGGAACGACTTTCTAGCTACAGCGGTGACGATTTAGTCGAAGCCTGTTCGGCCGTTTATCAAAAGCATGTTAGTACCATGCAACCGCAGGTCATTATTCAAGGTGAGGCTGGACACTTACAGAACTCAGTCATTCCTCCGCAAATCAGAGCGTTACTGTTGGCGGCGGTGCGCGCGTCGGTCTTGTGGCAGCAGAAACGGGGCAGCCGATTCCGCTTGTTATGGGAACGTACAAGAATGCAAAATTCGGCTAGAGAATGGCTATCTCAAACACGGACTCACTAATGATGTTGCGCTTCTCACTTCTATTGTTATTAATCATGCCAAGCACGTTGTTGGCGGCCGAGGATACGCTGCCGCAGCCAGTTAATGCTCAGGTGGTATGGGTAGAGCCATCTCCTGGCCACTACCAGATTATGGTGTCTAACCTAGTGGGCGACGAATGGGCTGATCCAATTTCCGTATATCAAAACAAAAATCCGCTGGCAGGTGCTGTACTGATCAGTAACTTTGACGGCGACTCGCTGTTGGTGTGGAGTGAGCAGAGCAAGACTGAGTTGAAGTTGCTTGCAAGTCTCAAGCCGGTGGGCGCCAAGTACTGGCAGTCTCCCCAAGTCTTGAGTGATTTGGGTAAAGAGAATACTGGCGCGACGGCAGTGGTTGATTTGACTGGGAAATTTTGGGTGTTTTGGGCTTCCAATGTTAGTGGTATGGATGATATTTACTTAGCCGAAATTGACTCTGCTGGTGCGAGTTCTGCTCCGCGTCGCGTTCATACTGAAAACGAAGTACCTGATTACTACCCGTCTGCGGAACTAAATCAAGATGGTGATATCGAGCTTACCTGGAAGACGTTCAACTTAGATATCGGTGATTACGTTGTCGCAAAGTCGGTATTTGAACTTGATAGTTCTAGCAAAAGTAGCTATAAACTCCCGCTTAGCAAAGATGCCGAAGTCAATGTGTCGGAGCTACCCGTAGCAAATTTTTTACCGGTTAACGCGTCCAGCATGTTGCATATACCTCGCAATCGTTTAGTGCAGGTTGTGCGGTTGGGCATGACAAATTAGCTTATACAGTATTTACTTACTCTCTATTTATGTCGAAGATAGCTTTTCCTAATTATTTACCAGTCCTGAAAAAACGACGCAAACCTCGCTCAGTAATCGCGGGCATAGTCGCTGCCTTGGTCGGCGTTCAGTCTACAGCTGCGCTTGCCGCAGCTGACGACCCCACTGTGATTGTTTTGTTCGGTGATAGCACAACCACGGGAATTAATGCGAACTATAATAGCGAGACTGATAGGCAGGGAAACGGAACTATCACGCGTGGTTGTCCAACCATTTATTTGACGAACCTACTTCAAAACCTGGATCCAATTGAACCACCGCAAAGCTGCCCGACAACTATTTATAATTCGCCGGTTTTTGATGCAAATAATGAAGATCGCGATGTAATTGTTGCCAACTGGGGTTGGGGTGGAAGTGATACGGATAATGGTGTGTCACGAATTCAGTCGAATTTGAGCAGCACCAAAGGCAGTTATGCCGCAAAGGCCTACCATGTGCTGATTATGTATGGCACTAATGATTTTAATTCTAGTATTAGTACATCTACAACGCGCTTTAATCTGCGGCAGATGATACAGCGAGCCAGGCAAGTAGGTTATACGCCTGCGCTCGGAACGTTAACGCCACGAGATGACCGAGCGATAGAGCCGTATAATTCAGCGGTTAGCGGTGCTGCGAGTGATGAAGGCGTGCCATTGATTAATCATTACGCCCGCTTTGTCGCTCAATCTGGCGGTTGGCGTACTCTTATTCCGCAAGAAATCAGCTCCTTAACCGGTGAATTGATACGCGTACACCCAAATGATCATGGGTATCTGGTTATTGCTGAGACTTGGTTTGATCAATATTTGAAAAACATTATTGATCCGGAAGCGAGTTTTAATGTTGTTCCGGTAATAAGTTTGTTGCTTTCAGACTGAGAGTCTTTAGTTTTTATGGCTGAGAGTTGATTTGGCAAAAAAAAGCACAGCCATTAGGCTGTGCTTTTTTTACTTTGTTACAACTGTGTATATCTACTCGGCTCCAGTAACTTCTTCAGGTGCGAGCAGTAGATTAATTGCGGCTGATGGGACAACAGGTTCTTGTTCTGTTACGCCGCCAGGGTTGCCTGGATCGTATGGAACAACGCCAGAGCCCCAACGGTATAGCTCGACATTAGTGCGTTGCGCTACATTGATACCACCCGATGTGTCACGTGTTACACCGGCAACCATAAAGCCATAGATTTCACCATTCACTTTGTTAAAGTTATTAATTGGTGAACGGAAATGACAACAACCGCCAAATGCCGTGGTCTTTTTAGTGATTTGCCCAGGACGTAAGTACTCCCATGTTCCCGCGTGCCAGACTCCACCTAGTTTGACGAAACCCCACGCGTTTGCATTGACTGCGGCGCCGCCTAGAGAGTTTGGACGTACTGCAGGCCAACTGTTAGCGCGGTCGTATCGAAGGTTGATGTTGCCGCCGCTGATATCGACGTTAAGTCGAGAGCCAATTGGCCAGTCTTTGACATAGGGAGCTTCAATGAAAACCACATCGCTAAAATCTTGTGGGAATGCGGCTTTTGTAGAATTCGTAAAAAGTAGGCAGGCAGTCAATACGAGTGCCAATGAGATAGTTAGCTTCATAAGTACTTTAATTTAGGTGGGTTACGTTGTAATTATTGTTCGAGTCGAGAGTCAGATAGTTGCTATTACTAGTACTCAGCTGAGTTTACCTGAATGATCAACTTTGTGCCATCGAGATTCGT
Encoded here:
- a CDS encoding lysogenization protein HflD — its product is MTLLDERTIALSGVLQACKLVQQLARTGHCDEQDMQASLQSVLVLDAVNTQSVFGGVEGVRTGLALMAGGIFNSAQVPDVELLRYVVSIMQLQAQLYRNTQKFADFGSDVERLSSYSGDDLVEACSAVYQKHVSTMQPQVIIQGEAGHLQNSVIPPQIRALLLAAVRASVLWQQKRGSRFRLLWERTRMQNSAREWLSQTRTH
- a CDS encoding SGNH/GDSL hydrolase family protein, whose product is MSKIAFPNYLPVLKKRRKPRSVIAGIVAALVGVQSTAALAAADDPTVIVLFGDSTTTGINANYNSETDRQGNGTITRGCPTIYLTNLLQNLDPIEPPQSCPTTIYNSPVFDANNEDRDVIVANWGWGGSDTDNGVSRIQSNLSSTKGSYAAKAYHVLIMYGTNDFNSSISTSTTRFNLRQMIQRARQVGYTPALGTLTPRDDRAIEPYNSAVSGAASDEGVPLINHYARFVAQSGGWRTLIPQEISSLTGELIRVHPNDHGYLVIAETWFDQYLKNIIDPEASFNVVPVISLLLSD